A window of the Gordonia humi genome harbors these coding sequences:
- a CDS encoding LLM class F420-dependent oxidoreductase: MKLGLQLGYWGAQPPTNHRELVAAAEAHGFDSMFTAEAWGSDAYTPLAWWGSETERIRLGTSVIQMSARTPTACAMAALTLDHLSGGRHIVGLGVSGPQVVEGWYGQPFPKPLARTREYIDIMRRVWAREAPVTSEGPHYRLPLTGDGTTGLGKALKPIVHPLRSDIPVFLGAEGPKNIALAAEIADGWLPLFYTPRLADQYNEWLDEGFARPGARNTRETFEICATAHIVVTDDREAVYAAVKPMLALYLGGMGSEDTNFHAEVYRRMGYADIVDEVTALFRSGRKDEAAQIIPDAAVDDSAIIGDEAHVREQIRVWEAAGVTTMLVSPGSAAEIERLAALVR, translated from the coding sequence ATGAAACTCGGATTACAGCTCGGCTACTGGGGCGCACAGCCTCCGACCAATCACCGCGAACTCGTCGCCGCAGCCGAGGCGCACGGATTCGACTCGATGTTCACCGCGGAGGCGTGGGGCTCGGACGCCTACACTCCCCTCGCCTGGTGGGGCTCCGAGACCGAACGAATCCGGTTGGGCACCTCCGTCATTCAGATGTCGGCTCGGACACCGACAGCGTGCGCGATGGCAGCCCTGACACTCGACCACCTGTCCGGCGGCCGACACATCGTCGGCCTCGGCGTCTCCGGACCGCAGGTCGTCGAGGGCTGGTACGGACAGCCCTTCCCCAAACCACTGGCCCGCACCCGCGAGTACATCGACATCATGCGCCGGGTCTGGGCGCGCGAAGCCCCCGTCACCAGCGAGGGTCCGCACTATCGGCTGCCGTTGACCGGGGACGGCACCACCGGCCTGGGCAAGGCGCTCAAACCGATCGTCCATCCGCTGCGGTCGGACATCCCGGTCTTCCTCGGGGCCGAGGGCCCCAAGAACATCGCGCTGGCGGCGGAGATCGCCGACGGCTGGCTGCCGCTGTTCTACACGCCGCGCCTGGCCGATCAGTACAACGAGTGGCTCGACGAGGGCTTCGCTCGGCCGGGCGCGCGGAACACCCGTGAGACCTTCGAGATCTGCGCGACGGCGCATATCGTCGTCACCGACGACCGGGAGGCGGTGTACGCCGCCGTCAAACCGATGCTCGCGCTCTACCTGGGCGGTATGGGCAGCGAGGACACCAACTTCCACGCCGAGGTCTATCGCCGCATGGGCTACGCCGACATCGTCGACGAGGTGACCGCCCTGTTCCGCTCCGGACGCAAGGACGAGGCGGCGCAGATCATCCCGGATGCGGCGGTCGACGACTCGGCGATCATCGGCGACGAAGCGCACGTACGCGAGCAGATCCGCGTCTGGGAGGCCGCCGGAGTCACCACGATGCTGGTGTCCCCCGGTTCGGCCGCCGAGATCGAGCGTCTCGCCGCACTCGTGCGATGA